The following proteins are encoded in a genomic region of Glycine max cultivar Williams 82 chromosome 18, Glycine_max_v4.0, whole genome shotgun sequence:
- the LOC100527828 gene encoding uncharacterized protein LOC100527828, whose product MDSNSVVSWPRMPENINGFGLKQNQSEEVHVLAVDDSTVDRKVIEHLLKVLACKVTAVDSGLRALQLLGLLDEQKIPSETNGFVGLKVDLIITDYCMPGMTGYELLKRIKESSTFKETPVVIMSSENVLPRIDRCLEEGAEDFIVKPVKLSDVKRLKDYMTTKEVRGELSQEEREGINKRKLLDTSDVSPSSPPSISSSPLPSSLSSVIDSPIRRLKMTNTD is encoded by the exons ATGGACTCTAACAGCGTCGTTTCTTGGCCGAGGATGCCAGAAAACATCAACGGTTTCGGCCTCAAACAGAACCAATCCGAAGAGGTTCATGTTTTAGCCGTTGATGACAGCACCGTTGATCGCAAAGTCATCGAACACTTGCTCAAAGTCTTAGCCTGTAAAG TTACTGCTGTGGATAGTGGGCTGAGAGCACTGCAATTGCTTGGACTATTGGACGAGCAGAAAATACCCTCTGAAACTAATGGTTTTGTG GGTTTGAAGGTAGATCTAATCATCACAGACTATTGTATGCCCGGAATGACCGGTTATGAATTACTCAAGAGAATCAAG GAATCATCTACTTTCAAGGAAACGCCTGTGGTTATTATGTCATCTGAAAACGTTTTGCCACGCATAGACAG ATGTTTGGAGGAGGGTGCAGAGGATTTCATAGTGAAGCCAGTGAAGTTATCTGATGTGAAGCGTTTGAAGGATTACATGACAACAAAGGAGGTTAGGGGTGAATTAAGCCAAGAAGAGAGGGAAGGGATCAACAAGAGGAAGCTATTGGACACCTCTGATGTGTCGCCATCATCACCACCGTCCATTTCCTCATCACCACTTCCATCTTCACTCAGCTCAGTGATTGACTCTCCAATCAGACGGCTTAAAATGACCAACACTGATTGA